One genomic segment of Ipomoea triloba cultivar NCNSP0323 chromosome 9, ASM357664v1 includes these proteins:
- the LOC116028861 gene encoding cytochrome P450 704C1-like — protein sequence MNVLAFAGLLLFLLVIPIIAFLIKIYSGKSMNNPKYPPVLGTVFHQLLYFNRLFDHQTEAARKHSTFRLIGPGQSEIYTTDLQNIEHVLKTNFDKYAKGKYNQDVIRDLFGTGIFAVDGEKWRQQRKVASFEFSTRVLRDFSCTVFRRSAVKLVRKVEEYSQANQVFDMQDLLMRSSMESIFKVGFGVDLNCIEGEGEGSSKEKSIMFMKAFDDSNELTYWRYVDPFWTLKRYFNIGSEASLRNNIKIIHDFVDKLITARRKQLDSDVKNEKEDILSRFIRESKKDPETMTDEYLRDIILNFVLAGKDSSANTLSWFFYMLCKNPLVGEKLDREIEEAFGNLKEKASSSVEDCIASITDDEVLQKMPYLHATLTETLRLYPAVPVDGRCAETDDVLPDGFKVKKGDGVYYMSYAMGRMPYIWGDDAEEFRPERWLKDGIFTPESPFKFTAFHAGPRICLGKDFAYRQMKIVSIALLHFFRFKLSDDSKKVTYRTMFTLHINGGLHLTAVSRRN from the exons ATGAACGTTTTAGCCTTTGCAGGTCtccttttatttcttttggtCATACCAATCATAGCTTTCCTGATAAAAATTTACAGTGGAAAGTCAATGAACAACCCAAAATACCCACCAGTTCTTGGCACTGTGTTTCATCAACTCTTATACTTCAACAGGCTTTTTGATCATCAAACTGAGGCTGCCAGAAAGCACTCCACTTTCAGGCTTATTGGGCCGGGGCAGAGTGAGATATATACCACCGATTTGCAAAACATTGAGCATGTACTTAAGACCAACTTCGACAAGTACGCTAAAGGCAAGTACAACCAGGATGTTATTAGGGACTTGTTTGGCACGGGGATTTTTGCTGTGGATGGTGAGAAGTGGAGACAGCAGAGGAAGGTTGCTAGTTTTGAATTCTCAACAAGGGTGCTCAGAGATTTCAGCTGCACAGTTTTCAGGAGAAGTGCAGTAAAATTGGTCAGAAAAGTGGAAGAGTATTCTCAGGCTAATCAAGTGTTTGACATGCAG GATCTGCTGATGAGAAGCTCAATGGAATCTATATTCAAAGTGGGGTTTGGAGTGGATTTGAATTGCATAGAAGGTGAAGGTGAAGGATCAAGCAAAGAGAAAAGCATAATGTTTATGAAGGCCTTTGATGATTCAAATGAATTGACATACTGGCGCTATGTTGATCCATTTTGGACGCTTAAGCGGTATTTCAACATTGGGTCTGAAGCTTCCCTGAGAAACAACATCAAAATCATCCATGATTTTGTTGACAAATTGATCACAGCCAGGAGAAAGCAGCTAGACTCT GATGTTAAGAATGAGAAAGAGGACATACTCTCAAGATTTATAAGGGAGAGCAAGAAGGACCCAGAGACAATGACTGATGAGTACCTTAGAGATATAATACTGAACTTCGTGCTTGCAGGCAAAGACTCCTCAGCAAACACTCTCTCCTGGTTTTTCTATATGCTCTGCAAAAACCCTCTAGTTGGAGAAAAATTGGATCGCGAAATCGAAGAAGCATTCGGTAACTTGAAGGAGAAAGCTAGTAGTAGTGTTGAAGATTGCATTGCCAGTATTACAGATGATGAAGTTCTTCAGAAAATGCCATACCTTCATGCAACATTGACAGAAACCTTGAGACTATATCCCGCAGTTCCAGTA GATGGGAGATGTGCAGAAACAGATGATGTTCTTCCTGATGGATTTAAAGTAAAGAAAGGAGATGGTGTGTATTACATGTCTTATGCAATGGGGAGGATGCCGTACATTTGGGGTGATGACGCAGAGGAATTTCGACCAGAGAGATGGCTAAAAGATGGGATTTTCACACCGGAATCACCATTTAAATTCACTGCATTTCAT gCTGGTCCAAGAATTTGTTTAGGCAAAGATTTTGCTTATCGACAGATGAAGATTGTTTCCATTGCTCTTCTACACTTTTTCCGCTTCAAATTGTCAGATGACTCGAAGAAAGTGACTTACAGAACAATGTTTACACTACACATCAATGGAGGCCTTCATCTAACAGCAGTTTCAAGGAGAAATTGA